Proteins from a genomic interval of Polaribacter sejongensis:
- the purH gene encoding bifunctional phosphoribosylaminoimidazolecarboxamide formyltransferase/IMP cyclohydrolase: MSTSKTIKSALISVFHKDGLEPVVKKLDALNVTIYSTGGTEKFIKDLGINVIPVDEVTSYPSILGGRVKTLHPKVFGGILNRQDNESDVAELAEYNIPQIDLVIVDLYPFEKTVASGAPEQDIVEKIDIGGISLIRAAAKNFKDTVIVSSMDQYEGFLNTLSEGNGETTISERKKLAAKAFNISSHYDTAIFNYFNEDEIVYKASEQNANVLRYGENPHQKGYFFGDLEAMFDKLHGKELSYNNLLDVDAAVNLIQEFKGEAPTFAILKHNNACGFAQRDTISQAYTDALAGDPVSAFGGVLIANTEIDKETAEKIHTLFCEVVIAPSFSEDALAILKGKKNRIILIQKDVALPTTTVRTCLNGSLVQDKDSITDQLSDLKYVTNNKPTQSELDDLLFASKLCKNTKSNTIILVKNKQLLAGGTGQTSRVDALNQAIEKATSFKFDLNGCVMASDAFFPFPDCVEIADNAGIKSVIQPGGSIKDQLSIDYCNENNLSMVMTGTRHFKH; encoded by the coding sequence ATGAGCACTTCAAAAACAATTAAATCCGCATTAATTTCGGTATTTCACAAAGATGGTCTAGAACCAGTTGTAAAAAAATTAGATGCACTTAATGTAACTATCTATTCTACAGGTGGTACAGAAAAGTTTATTAAAGATTTAGGAATCAATGTAATTCCGGTAGACGAGGTTACTTCTTACCCATCTATTCTTGGTGGTAGAGTTAAAACATTGCATCCAAAAGTTTTTGGAGGTATTCTTAACAGACAAGACAATGAAAGCGATGTTGCTGAATTGGCTGAATACAATATTCCACAAATAGATTTAGTAATTGTAGATTTATATCCGTTTGAAAAAACGGTAGCTTCTGGAGCACCAGAACAAGATATCGTAGAAAAAATTGATATTGGTGGTATTTCTTTAATTAGAGCTGCTGCAAAGAATTTTAAAGACACTGTTATTGTTTCTTCTATGGATCAATATGAAGGTTTCTTAAATACTCTTTCTGAAGGAAATGGAGAAACTACCATTTCTGAAAGAAAAAAATTAGCTGCAAAAGCATTTAATATTTCTTCTCATTACGATACTGCTATTTTTAACTACTTTAACGAAGATGAAATAGTTTACAAAGCAAGTGAACAAAATGCAAACGTTTTACGTTACGGAGAAAACCCTCATCAAAAAGGATATTTCTTTGGTGACTTAGAAGCAATGTTTGATAAACTTCATGGTAAAGAATTAAGCTACAATAATTTATTAGATGTTGATGCTGCTGTAAATTTAATCCAAGAATTTAAAGGAGAAGCACCAACTTTTGCTATTTTAAAACATAACAATGCGTGTGGTTTTGCACAAAGAGACACAATTAGTCAAGCGTATACAGATGCTTTAGCAGGAGATCCTGTTTCTGCTTTTGGTGGTGTTTTAATTGCTAATACAGAAATTGACAAAGAAACTGCAGAGAAAATTCATACTTTATTTTGCGAAGTTGTAATTGCTCCTTCTTTTTCTGAGGATGCATTAGCTATTTTAAAAGGTAAGAAAAACAGAATTATCTTAATTCAGAAAGATGTTGCATTACCAACAACAACTGTTAGAACTTGTTTAAATGGTTCTTTAGTGCAAGATAAAGATAGTATTACAGATCAATTATCAGATTTAAAGTACGTAACCAACAATAAACCAACTCAAAGTGAGTTAGATGATTTGTTATTTGCTTCTAAATTGTGTAAAAACACAAAATCGAACACCATAATACTTGTTAAAAACAAACAATTATTAGCTGGTGGAACAGGACAAACAAGTAGAGTTGATGCATTAAACCAAGCTATAGAAAAAGCAACTTCTTTTAAATTTGATTTAAATGGATGTGTAATGGCAAGTGATGCATTTTTCCCTTTCCCTGATTGTGTAGAAATTGCTGATAATGCAGGAATAAAAAGTGTTATTCAACCTGGTGGATCTATCAAAGACCAATTAAGTATAGATTATTGTAATGAAAACAATTTATCTATGGTAATGACAGGAACAAGACATTTTAAACATTAA